In a single window of the Acyrthosiphon pisum isolate AL4f chromosome X, pea_aphid_22Mar2018_4r6ur, whole genome shotgun sequence genome:
- the LOC100571991 gene encoding uncharacterized protein LOC100571991, translated as MDVKPYTSKALITAEEESYYVKEELDVKETFVKRVKRRGRPKLVSQQTLFCPPFMVRCDNDRPHFNYRTVWACRICTKILLSKAAAISHAAICKLAITKEEDIPIADLNDMEKNMCYPCKYCDKKMRRKVIWLKHLNEHETPDYDENNWGVDDILIKNLKRPDKVVSKQMKQEPDFNPSTLYY; from the exons atggATGTGAAACCATATACAAGTAAGGCATTAATTACTGCAGAAGAagaatcatattatgtaaaagaagAACTAGATGTAAAAGAAACATTTGTAAAGCGAGTTAAACGCCGAGGGCGCCCAAAACTCGTATCTCAACAAACACTGTTCTGCCCTCCGTTTATGGTCAGATGTGACAACGATCGACCACATTTCAATTACCGTACAGTATGGGCATGTAGaatttgcaccaaaatattattgagtaaAGCTGCCGCTATAAGCCATGCTGCTATATGTAAGCTAGCCATTACAAAAGAAGAAGATATTCCAATTGCAGATTTGAA tgatatggaaaaaaatatgtgttatccGTGcaaatattgtgataaaaaaatgcgGAGAAAAGTGATCTGGCTAAAGCATTTGAACGAACATGAGACACCAGATTATGATGAAAATAATTGGGGTGTTGATGATATActgataaaaaatttgaaacggcCAGACAAAGTTGTCTCAAAACAAATGAAACAGGAACCAGACTTTAATCCTTccactttatattattaa